In one Parageobacillus genomosp. 1 genomic region, the following are encoded:
- a CDS encoding H-type small acid-soluble spore protein, whose translation MEVVRAKQIAESGKIVPVTFEGQQVMIQHVDEKREMARIYLKNKPEEEMEVPVRLLQEE comes from the coding sequence ATGGAAGTGGTGCGTGCAAAACAAATTGCGGAGTCAGGAAAAATCGTGCCAGTCACATTCGAAGGACAGCAAGTAATGATTCAACACGTGGATGAAAAACGGGAAATGGCGCGTATTTATCTCAAGAACAAACCGGAGGAAGAAATGGAAGTACCGGTTCGCCTCTTGCAGGAAGAATAG
- a CDS encoding acyltransferase family protein has product MSERDYYFDNAKCVLMLLVVFGHFLRPYIDNVLWVHSLYVWIFFFHMPAFIFISGYFAKKFHQQGYFKKITKKLLVPYLIFQLLYSIYYFFLYEEDSLEFDLLTPHWGLWFLISLFSWNLLLWVFAKIPKSISLSLALLLGVGAGMLDAEKWLSLSRTFTFFPFFLLGFFLEKSEIERLFTRRSRLFSIAALITMFVLIHYGFPDLPQEWLYGSKSYDTLGVPEKVGVVRRLMIYGASTLMMISFLALIPNQRYSFSVFGTRTFYVYVLHGFILKYLHETKFPDFIMSVHGYPLLLGLSVLIVLLLGSKPIVQITRPLLELRLPKRKQAVS; this is encoded by the coding sequence ATGAGTGAGCGGGATTATTATTTCGATAACGCGAAATGCGTATTGATGCTCCTCGTCGTGTTCGGCCACTTTCTCCGCCCATATATCGACAATGTGCTATGGGTGCATAGCTTATACGTTTGGATTTTCTTTTTCCATATGCCTGCATTCATCTTTATTTCCGGCTATTTTGCGAAAAAGTTCCATCAACAAGGATATTTTAAAAAAATTACAAAAAAGCTGCTTGTTCCCTATCTTATTTTTCAACTGCTTTACTCTATTTATTATTTCTTCTTATATGAAGAAGATTCGCTCGAATTTGATTTATTAACCCCTCACTGGGGTTTATGGTTTTTAATCAGCTTGTTCAGCTGGAACTTGCTGTTATGGGTATTTGCCAAAATACCAAAATCGATATCGCTGTCACTCGCCCTTCTTTTGGGGGTCGGAGCCGGGATGCTTGATGCGGAAAAATGGCTGAGCCTATCGCGTACGTTTACGTTTTTCCCGTTCTTTTTACTAGGATTTTTTCTTGAAAAAAGCGAAATTGAGCGCTTATTTACACGGCGGAGCCGCTTATTTTCCATTGCTGCGCTCATTACCATGTTCGTTCTGATTCATTACGGTTTTCCGGATTTGCCCCAGGAATGGCTGTATGGCTCTAAATCGTATGATACGCTTGGCGTTCCAGAAAAGGTTGGCGTTGTTAGACGTCTCATGATTTATGGGGCAAGCACGCTGATGATGATCAGTTTTCTCGCTCTAATCCCAAACCAGCGCTATTCGTTTTCCGTGTTCGGGACAAGAACGTTTTATGTTTATGTTTTGCACGGGTTTATTTTAAAATATTTGCACGAGACAAAGTTTCCGGATTTTATCATGAGCGTTCACGGCTACCCGCTGCTGTTAGGATTGTCGGTTCTCATTGTTCTCCTTCTTGGAAGCAAGCCGATCGTACAAATTACGCGCCCGCTTTTAGAGCTGCGTTTGCCAAAAAGAAAACAAGCAGTTTCTTAG
- the thiE gene encoding thiamine phosphate synthase, translated as MARIASDTMREQLKVYFIMGSVNCTKAPAEVLAEAVAGGVTLFQFREKGSGALVGEQKYELAKQLQHICQAHGIPFIVNDDVELALALDADGVHIGQEDEDARIVREKIGDKILGVSAHSLQEAQAAVAAGADYIGVGPIYPTKSKEDAKKAQGPEIIRLLRDEGIDIPLVAIGGITADNAGEVIAAGADGVSVISAIASAPSPAVAARQLVQAVQSSKKGAQE; from the coding sequence ATGGCGCGAATAGCAAGCGACACAATGAGGGAACAACTAAAAGTATATTTTATCATGGGAAGCGTAAACTGCACAAAAGCGCCGGCAGAAGTATTGGCAGAGGCGGTTGCGGGCGGCGTTACGCTCTTTCAGTTCCGCGAGAAAGGGAGCGGCGCGCTAGTTGGCGAACAAAAATATGAGCTCGCCAAGCAATTGCAGCACATTTGCCAAGCGCATGGCATTCCGTTTATCGTCAATGACGATGTCGAATTGGCCCTTGCTCTTGACGCCGATGGAGTGCATATCGGGCAGGAAGATGAAGACGCGCGTATCGTCCGCGAAAAAATTGGCGATAAAATTCTCGGAGTGTCCGCACATAGTTTGCAAGAAGCACAAGCGGCGGTTGCGGCTGGCGCCGATTATATCGGCGTCGGTCCCATCTATCCGACGAAATCGAAAGAAGATGCGAAAAAAGCGCAAGGTCCGGAGATCATTCGTTTGCTCCGCGACGAAGGAATCGATATTCCGCTGGTCGCAATTGGGGGTATTACGGCGGACAATGCCGGTGAGGTCATTGCGGCAGGGGCGGATGGTGTTTCCGTGATCAGCGCCATCGCTTCTGCCCCGTCACCGGCGGTGGCCGCGAGACAGCTGGTTCAGGCGGTGCAATCAAGCAAAAAAGGTGCCCAAGAGTAA
- the thiD gene encoding bifunctional hydroxymethylpyrimidine kinase/phosphomethylpyrimidine kinase, whose protein sequence is MVYKALTIAGSDSGGGAGIQADLKTFQELGVFGMSALTAVTAQNTLGVQGVYPLPPEAVAQQIESVGTDLGADAVKTGMLFSAEIIEAVAAKVKQFGWDRLVVDPVMIAKGGAPLLQEAAVSALKTHLLPLAMVVTPNIPEAEALTGLTIRTMDDRKEAAKRLHELGVKYVVIKGGHDDDGEETVDVLYDGREFFYFTSKRIETKHTHGTGCTFAAAITAELAKGKTVQEAVQTAKLFIQAAIEHELGIGHGHGPTNHWAYREKTAR, encoded by the coding sequence ATGGTATATAAAGCTTTGACGATTGCTGGTTCTGACAGCGGTGGTGGCGCCGGAATTCAGGCCGATTTAAAAACATTTCAAGAATTAGGTGTATTTGGCATGTCTGCGCTCACCGCAGTAACGGCGCAAAATACGCTTGGGGTGCAAGGGGTGTACCCGCTGCCACCGGAAGCGGTCGCACAACAAATTGAATCCGTCGGAACTGATTTAGGAGCGGATGCAGTAAAAACGGGGATGTTGTTTAGTGCAGAAATTATTGAAGCGGTTGCTGCAAAAGTGAAGCAATTCGGGTGGGACCGTCTCGTCGTCGACCCGGTCATGATCGCTAAAGGCGGCGCACCATTGTTGCAAGAAGCGGCGGTAAGCGCATTAAAAACGCATTTGCTTCCGCTAGCGATGGTGGTTACCCCGAACATTCCGGAAGCAGAAGCATTAACCGGTCTTACGATTCGAACGATGGATGACCGCAAGGAAGCAGCGAAACGTCTGCATGAACTAGGAGTGAAGTATGTTGTGATTAAAGGCGGCCATGACGATGATGGGGAAGAAACGGTCGATGTATTATATGACGGCAGGGAATTTTTCTATTTCACAAGCAAACGCATCGAAACAAAACATACGCACGGAACAGGATGTACGTTTGCAGCAGCGATAACAGCAGAGCTCGCAAAAGGAAAAACGGTACAGGAAGCAGTGCAGACGGCGAAATTGTTTATTCAAGCGGCAATTGAGCATGAATTAGGAATCGGTCATGGTCACGGCCCGACGAACCATTGGGCGTACCGGGAAAAAACGGCGCGGTAG
- the thiM gene encoding hydroxyethylthiazole kinase produces MVNNQEAASVLQKVRQANPLVHNITNVVVTNFTANGLLALGASPVMAYAKEEVADMAKIAGALVLNIGTLNPTEVEAMLIAGKAANEAGVPVIFDPVGAGATPYRTETARRIAAAVKLSVIRGNAAEIANVIGETWEIKGVDAGEGSGDVVALAEKAAAQLKTVVAVTGKDDVVTDGKTTYVIHNGHPLLTKVTGTGCLLTSVIGAFAAVEQDVLKAAAAALVSYGVAAEIAAGEAGEQGPGSFQIAFLNALSRIGAEEIGRYGRIEQKG; encoded by the coding sequence ATGGTGAATAATCAAGAAGCGGCAAGTGTATTACAAAAGGTGAGACAAGCTAATCCACTTGTACATAACATCACCAATGTTGTCGTCACGAATTTTACCGCCAACGGCTTGCTGGCGCTTGGCGCCTCGCCGGTGATGGCGTACGCGAAAGAGGAAGTGGCCGATATGGCGAAAATCGCCGGGGCGCTTGTCTTAAATATCGGAACATTAAATCCAACAGAAGTAGAAGCGATGCTGATTGCCGGAAAAGCGGCAAACGAAGCCGGCGTTCCGGTTATTTTCGATCCGGTCGGCGCCGGGGCGACGCCATACCGCACGGAGACGGCGCGCCGCATTGCCGCTGCGGTCAAACTGTCCGTTATTCGCGGCAATGCGGCAGAAATTGCCAATGTCATTGGGGAAACGTGGGAGATTAAAGGAGTCGACGCCGGAGAAGGAAGTGGCGATGTCGTTGCCTTGGCGGAAAAAGCGGCGGCACAGCTAAAAACGGTTGTTGCGGTCACGGGAAAAGACGATGTTGTCACAGACGGCAAGACAACATACGTTATCCATAACGGACATCCGCTGCTCACGAAAGTAACGGGAACGGGCTGTTTATTGACCTCTGTGATCGGCGCTTTTGCCGCGGTGGAACAAGATGTGCTGAAAGCAGCGGCAGCCGCGCTTGTCAGCTATGGCGTCGCCGCCGAAATCGCGGCGGGTGAAGCGGGGGAACAAGGACCTGGCAGCTTCCAAATCGCCTTTTTAAACGCGCTTTCCCGCATCGGAGCGGAAGAGATTGGCCGATACGGCCGCATCGAACAAAAAGGATAA
- a CDS encoding glycosyltransferase family 2 protein produces MIEPMLTIVVPCYNEEEVLPETIRQLRALREALVAEKLISADSTLLFVDDGSRDATWDIIYKASLRYPEVKGLKLAHNAGHQNALLAGMFAAKTRSDCIVSIDADLQDDIAVIRDFIQKFQEGYEIVYGVRKRRDTDTFFKRHTAQGFYKLMKAMGVELVYNHADYRLMSRRAVEALERFEEVNLFLRGIVPLLGFRSTTVYYDRKERLAGTTKYPLKKMIAFALDGITSFSITPIRMISLLGFVSFFVSVIFGIYFLVLKFTGHTQTGWTSLITSIWLLGGLQLIAFGLIGEYIGKIYKETKRRPRYIVDLDLFNLPMPHRWHQPSSLPEGAGVQEIPHHRPS; encoded by the coding sequence ATGATTGAGCCGATGCTTACGATTGTCGTACCTTGTTATAACGAAGAGGAAGTATTGCCAGAAACGATCCGCCAGCTTCGCGCGCTGCGGGAGGCGCTTGTTGCGGAAAAGCTGATTTCCGCTGACAGCACGCTCCTTTTTGTCGATGATGGGAGCCGCGATGCGACATGGGACATCATTTACAAGGCAAGTTTGCGCTATCCGGAAGTAAAGGGGCTGAAACTGGCGCACAATGCGGGACATCAAAACGCGCTGCTGGCGGGAATGTTTGCCGCGAAAACGCGTTCGGACTGCATCGTTTCCATTGATGCCGATTTGCAGGATGATATTGCGGTCATTCGCGATTTTATCCAAAAATTCCAAGAAGGCTATGAAATTGTATATGGGGTGCGCAAGCGGCGCGATACCGATACGTTCTTTAAACGCCATACGGCGCAAGGCTTTTATAAATTAATGAAAGCGATGGGGGTCGAGCTCGTCTATAATCACGCCGATTACCGTTTAATGAGCCGGCGCGCGGTCGAAGCGCTCGAGCGGTTTGAAGAAGTGAACCTGTTTTTGCGCGGCATCGTCCCGCTGCTTGGTTTCCGTTCGACAACGGTGTACTATGATCGAAAAGAGCGGCTGGCCGGAACGACAAAGTATCCGCTGAAGAAAATGATTGCTTTTGCTCTTGATGGGATTACATCGTTCAGCATCACGCCGATCCGCATGATTTCGCTTCTCGGTTTTGTATCTTTTTTCGTCAGCGTAATATTTGGCATCTATTTTCTTGTTTTAAAATTTACCGGCCATACGCAAACAGGCTGGACGTCGCTGATCACCTCGATTTGGCTGCTTGGCGGCCTGCAGCTGATCGCCTTTGGTTTGATTGGCGAATATATTGGGAAGATTTATAAAGAAACGAAACGGCGGCCCCGCTATATCGTCGATTTAGACTTATTTAATCTGCCAATGCCGCATCGTTGGCACCAGCCTTCTTCGCTTCCTGAGGGGGCAGGAGTGCAGGAAATTCCGCATCATCGCCCATCCTAA
- a CDS encoding DUF6044 family protein, whose protein sequence is MPTKEKRLLLFSFLVIALFVSPYFLLGEDAHMRVHDNLDSNIAWYKVVTRSGELFGSVHAVIPQIINGLPRNAFGTEFSGIVWLHALFPSIYAYGLSQVITRVFAFIGMYLLLKKHVLRDEKWMWIRIGAALTFALTPFWPSGMLSTLGMPLALWAFLNIRNGERSWVNYVVLTLLPFYSSFVLGFFFFLSAMGIWWFADVIRGKGWNWRFFLAIVFMTILYLAIDYRLVHSLLFSDEPTSRDEYFHARLPLWRVIRLIFKNYILGHTHVMTVHGLVILPITLVALYIVWKKKIWQQEKLFNFLHVLNFALSTWYAFWFYKGWAPLTERFDLLDKFNFARYHFLRPMVIYVLFAISLKILWQQGQAWKKLCFAAIAAQLVVLAAFNEEIVHRHKPSFREFYAEKQFREIKEYIGRPVHTYRVASIGIHPAIAQYNGFYTLDTYNNFYPLSYKHQFRQIIANELAKNKKLREYFDEWGGRCYIFVDELGKHYMFKKNSKRTIKHLELNTDVFYQMGGRYIFSALPIENARQNELALEKVFHSKESAWKIYLYKVMP, encoded by the coding sequence GTGCCGACAAAAGAAAAGCGACTTCTGCTCTTCTCATTCCTTGTGATCGCTTTGTTTGTATCGCCGTATTTTCTACTTGGCGAGGATGCGCATATGCGAGTCCACGATAATTTAGATTCGAACATTGCTTGGTACAAAGTTGTCACTAGGAGCGGGGAGCTGTTTGGCTCGGTCCATGCGGTCATCCCGCAAATCATTAACGGTCTGCCGCGCAACGCGTTCGGTACGGAGTTTAGCGGGATTGTTTGGCTTCATGCGCTGTTTCCCTCGATTTACGCCTATGGTTTAAGCCAGGTGATTACCCGTGTCTTTGCGTTTATCGGCATGTATTTGTTGTTGAAAAAGCATGTACTTCGCGATGAAAAATGGATGTGGATTCGCATCGGGGCGGCGCTTACGTTTGCCTTGACACCGTTTTGGCCATCGGGAATGTTGAGCACGCTTGGCATGCCGCTCGCGCTATGGGCGTTTCTTAATATCCGTAACGGCGAGCGCTCCTGGGTGAACTATGTCGTGCTTACACTATTGCCGTTTTATTCGAGCTTTGTGCTTGGCTTTTTCTTTTTCTTAAGCGCGATGGGCATATGGTGGTTTGCCGACGTTATCCGCGGAAAGGGATGGAACTGGCGGTTTTTCTTGGCGATTGTCTTTATGACGATTCTTTATTTGGCGATTGATTATCGTCTAGTTCATTCGCTGTTATTTTCCGATGAACCGACGAGCCGCGATGAATATTTCCACGCTCGTTTACCGCTTTGGCGGGTGATCCGCTTAATTTTCAAAAACTATATTCTCGGCCATACGCATGTGATGACGGTGCACGGGCTTGTCATTTTGCCAATCACGCTAGTCGCATTATATATCGTCTGGAAGAAGAAAATATGGCAGCAAGAAAAACTGTTTAACTTTTTGCATGTGCTCAATTTCGCGCTGTCCACATGGTATGCGTTTTGGTTTTATAAAGGTTGGGCACCGCTGACGGAACGCTTCGACTTGTTAGATAAATTTAATTTCGCCCGCTATCATTTTTTGCGGCCGATGGTTATTTACGTGTTGTTTGCCATTTCGCTCAAAATTTTATGGCAGCAAGGACAAGCGTGGAAAAAGCTATGTTTCGCCGCCATCGCCGCCCAGCTGGTGGTGCTAGCGGCGTTTAACGAGGAAATCGTCCATCGTCATAAACCGTCGTTTCGCGAGTTTTATGCAGAAAAGCAGTTTCGAGAGATTAAAGAGTATATTGGACGGCCTGTTCATACATACCGCGTCGCCAGCATTGGCATTCATCCGGCGATTGCGCAATATAACGGGTTTTACACGCTCGATACGTATAACAATTTTTATCCGCTCTCCTATAAACATCAGTTCCGCCAAATCATCGCCAACGAACTCGCAAAAAACAAAAAGCTACGCGAGTACTTCGATGAATGGGGCGGACGCTGCTATATTTTTGTCGATGAACTGGGCAAACATTATATGTTTAAAAAGAATTCCAAGCGAACGATTAAACATTTAGAGCTCAATACCGATGTGTTTTATCAAATGGGTGGCCGCTACATTTTCTCAGCATTGCCGATTGAAAACGCCAGACAAAATGAGTTGGCGCTCGAAAAAGTGTTTCACTCGAAAGAGTCGGCATGGAAGATTTATTTGTACAAGGTGATGCCATAA
- a CDS encoding phosphotriesterase, with protein MTKEMVETVCGPVPASELGKTLIHEHFVFGYPGFQGDVTLGPLRFEEVLEAGIAIAQKMMAHGIQTVVDPTPNDCGRNPELLRRISEATGLNIICATGYYYEGEGATPYFKFRQLLGTAEEEIYDMFMAEITNGIADTGIKPGVIKLASSKNRITEYEKMFFRAAARVQKETGIVIITHTQEGTMGPEQAAYLLEHGADPQKIVIGHMCGNTDPEYHKKTLQYGVYIAFDRFGIQGMVGAPTDEERIRTLLVLLREGFADKIMLAHDTVNIWLGRPPQLPEPFAALMSNWHVEHVFQNIIPALTKEGVTEEQLEQMFVKNPAALFA; from the coding sequence ATGACAAAAGAAATGGTGGAAACCGTCTGCGGTCCGGTACCGGCGAGCGAGCTTGGCAAAACGCTGATCCATGAGCATTTTGTCTTTGGGTATCCCGGGTTTCAAGGCGATGTGACGCTCGGACCGCTCCGTTTTGAGGAAGTGCTTGAGGCGGGAATTGCCATCGCACAAAAAATGATGGCCCATGGCATTCAAACCGTTGTCGATCCGACGCCGAATGACTGCGGCCGCAATCCGGAATTGCTCCGTCGCATTTCCGAGGCAACCGGGCTGAACATCATCTGCGCGACCGGGTATTATTACGAAGGCGAAGGAGCAACGCCGTATTTTAAGTTTCGCCAGTTGCTCGGCACGGCAGAAGAAGAAATATATGACATGTTTATGGCAGAAATTACGAACGGCATTGCCGATACCGGCATTAAACCAGGCGTCATTAAACTGGCGTCAAGCAAAAACCGGATCACCGAATACGAAAAAATGTTTTTCCGCGCCGCAGCCCGCGTGCAGAAAGAAACAGGAATCGTGATTATCACCCATACGCAGGAAGGAACGATGGGGCCGGAACAAGCGGCTTACTTGCTCGAGCACGGAGCCGATCCGCAAAAAATCGTCATCGGCCATATGTGCGGCAACACCGATCCGGAATACCACAAAAAGACGCTGCAGTACGGAGTGTATATCGCTTTTGATCGCTTCGGCATTCAAGGCATGGTCGGCGCGCCGACGGATGAAGAGCGGATCCGCACGTTGCTCGTGCTGCTTCGCGAAGGCTTTGCCGATAAAATCATGCTCGCCCATGATACCGTCAATATTTGGCTCGGCCGTCCGCCGCAGCTGCCAGAGCCGTTTGCTGCGCTGATGAGCAATTGGCATGTTGAACATGTATTTCAAAATATTATTCCAGCTTTAACGAAAGAAGGAGTGACAGAGGAACAGCTAGAGCAAATGTTTGTGAAAAATCCTGCCGCATTGTTTGCGTAA
- a CDS encoding long-chain fatty acid--CoA ligase has protein sequence MNKRHFPYWPKRLSKTLTVPETTIVDHLETTAKRYPQKTAIHYYGSSYSYKQLWEQVNALAGYLQQKLSVQPGDRVLLYMQNSPQFIISYYAILRAEAIVVPINPMNTTEELSFYVKDCETKLGIVGQELFAKAEPLLSTTPLEHIIVAAYSDYISESSPIALPDEVALPRQTYDHEHVYYWTDCLETNLAPNLYQGHVDDIAVLPYTSGTTGVPKGCVHSHRTVNANIVGAYHWANVTSDSVCLVTLPLFHVTGMVHSMHLPIFAGSAMVMMTRWNRDSAAYLIEMHRCTHWVNISTMLIDFLANPSLSKYDISSLVSIAGGGAPLPEAVGEKLFKLTGVKYMEGYGLSETISQTHFNPPDRPKLQCLGIPSFDVDARIIDPATGKELGVGEVGEIVVHGPQVFKGYYRREKETEEAFIELDGKRFFRTGDIGRMDEEGYFFIVDRVKRMINASGYKVWPTEVESLLYKHPAVQQACVVGVPDPRRGETVKAFIVLQDEYVGKITEEEIIEWAKTQMAAYKYPRLVEFRSSLPMTSSGKLLWRKLQEEEYQKLEKGAKA, from the coding sequence ATGAACAAACGCCACTTTCCGTATTGGCCGAAACGGTTGAGCAAAACGCTGACCGTGCCGGAAACAACGATCGTCGATCATTTAGAAACGACAGCGAAGCGCTACCCTCAAAAAACTGCCATCCATTATTACGGTTCCTCTTACTCTTATAAACAATTATGGGAGCAAGTCAACGCGCTTGCCGGCTATCTGCAGCAAAAGCTTTCCGTTCAGCCAGGAGACCGAGTGCTTTTATACATGCAAAATTCCCCGCAGTTTATCATTTCCTACTACGCGATTTTACGAGCCGAAGCGATTGTCGTTCCGATTAACCCGATGAACACAACGGAAGAGCTTTCGTTTTATGTCAAAGATTGCGAAACAAAACTCGGCATTGTCGGGCAGGAGCTGTTCGCCAAAGCGGAGCCGCTATTATCTACAACCCCGCTCGAACATATCATCGTCGCCGCTTATTCGGATTATATTTCCGAATCTTCGCCGATTGCGCTTCCGGATGAAGTCGCATTGCCGCGGCAAACGTATGATCATGAACATGTTTACTACTGGACTGATTGTTTAGAAACAAATCTTGCGCCGAACCTATATCAAGGGCATGTCGATGATATTGCCGTGCTCCCGTATACATCGGGAACAACGGGAGTGCCAAAAGGATGCGTTCATTCGCATCGGACGGTCAACGCCAACATTGTCGGCGCCTATCATTGGGCGAACGTAACAAGCGATTCTGTTTGCCTCGTCACCTTGCCGCTCTTTCATGTGACGGGAATGGTCCACAGCATGCATCTTCCGATTTTTGCCGGATCGGCTATGGTAATGATGACGCGCTGGAATCGCGACAGCGCCGCGTATTTGATTGAAATGCATCGCTGTACGCATTGGGTAAATATAAGCACGATGCTCATTGACTTTTTGGCCAATCCATCATTATCAAAATATGATATTTCTTCTCTTGTTAGCATCGCTGGCGGGGGCGCACCGCTTCCGGAAGCGGTTGGAGAAAAATTGTTTAAGCTGACAGGAGTGAAATATATGGAAGGATACGGGCTTTCCGAAACGATTTCGCAGACGCATTTTAACCCGCCGGATCGCCCGAAATTGCAATGCTTGGGCATTCCATCGTTTGACGTGGACGCCCGCATCATTGACCCGGCGACGGGAAAAGAGCTTGGCGTCGGGGAAGTCGGCGAAATCGTCGTACACGGTCCGCAAGTGTTTAAAGGCTATTACCGCCGCGAAAAAGAAACAGAAGAAGCGTTTATTGAACTTGATGGAAAGCGGTTTTTCCGCACCGGTGATATCGGCCGCATGGATGAGGAAGGATATTTCTTCATCGTCGACCGCGTTAAACGAATGATCAATGCGTCCGGGTATAAAGTATGGCCGACGGAAGTCGAATCGCTTCTGTATAAACATCCGGCCGTCCAGCAAGCGTGCGTTGTCGGCGTTCCTGACCCGCGCCGCGGCGAGACGGTAAAGGCGTTTATCGTGCTTCAGGACGAATACGTCGGCAAAATCACAGAAGAAGAAATTATTGAATGGGCGAAAACACAGATGGCCGCCTATAAATATCCGCGCCTTGTCGAGTTTCGCTCGTCTTTGCCGATGACATCAAGCGGAAAATTGCTATGGCGGAAATTGCAGGAAGAAGAGTATCAAAAATTAGAAAAAGGGGCGAAAGCATGA
- a CDS encoding class I SAM-dependent methyltransferase — translation MTLRYGIDAPFWVGTLITFGFVFSLISITGLPQSIGGLIFGLFLLCMGLWMFFYSTVIKIKHRYVILRLAEVQAGKEVLDVGTGRGLLAIAAAKLGCNVTAIDHWSQWDISGNGRESFFKNVEIEKAPLIELIDGDARELPFADERFDAVVSNFVIHNIKDAKGREQAVREMWRVLRSNGRLVISDMQRVSEYIEILTPLANRIETRKVFYTFPFSQIVVAYKK, via the coding sequence ATGACATTACGGTACGGTATTGATGCTCCGTTTTGGGTAGGGACTTTGATTACTTTCGGTTTCGTTTTTTCGCTTATTAGCATCACGGGATTGCCGCAGAGCATAGGCGGTCTTATCTTTGGTTTATTCCTATTATGTATGGGACTATGGATGTTTTTCTACTCGACCGTCATCAAAATCAAGCATCGCTATGTCATTTTGCGGCTTGCGGAAGTTCAAGCGGGGAAAGAAGTACTCGATGTCGGTACAGGCCGGGGGCTTCTCGCCATTGCGGCGGCCAAACTAGGATGCAATGTCACCGCGATTGACCATTGGTCACAGTGGGATATAAGTGGCAACGGAAGGGAATCGTTTTTCAAAAATGTCGAAATCGAAAAAGCTCCTCTGATTGAATTGATTGACGGAGATGCCCGCGAATTGCCATTTGCCGATGAACGTTTTGACGCGGTGGTTTCCAACTTTGTTATTCATAACATTAAAGACGCGAAGGGCAGAGAACAAGCAGTAAGGGAGATGTGGCGCGTTTTGCGCTCGAACGGAAGGCTGGTGATTTCCGATATGCAGCGAGTATCAGAATACATCGAGATACTCACTCCTTTAGCCAACCGCATCGAAACAAGAAAAGTGTTTTACACCTTTCCGTTTTCACAAATTGTGGTGGCATATAAAAAATAG
- a CDS encoding HAD family hydrolase, giving the protein MDGAKVKAIVFDLDGTLYEETHHFEYYAEQVAKRLHEEDQHRFWEDYRAVLSGRHPLRIGSVYDAGEDLILFLQNGIVNEAYRWDGEKLDEEEVKKIYPERVTIDLDRFFSIGDFWWVPSSLGRHYGLTNEDTYAAFLETREWMMGPDFVMNGVPGLAETLQKLKNNVALILMTNSPEPDSEAILQKLKLADVFHHKIFQAGKPIKTASHLKMIRDRYHIQYEEMISIGDNLENDILPARRLGCRTIFIDAHRLAKQGDADVIVASMSECVPVLRRLL; this is encoded by the coding sequence ATGGACGGGGCAAAAGTAAAAGCAATTGTCTTTGATTTGGACGGAACATTATATGAAGAAACCCATCACTTTGAATATTATGCGGAACAGGTTGCCAAGCGGCTGCATGAAGAAGATCAACACCGTTTTTGGGAAGATTACCGCGCGGTTCTTTCCGGCCGCCATCCGCTTCGCATCGGCAGTGTGTACGACGCGGGAGAAGATCTTATTCTGTTTTTGCAAAACGGCATCGTTAACGAGGCATACCGCTGGGATGGGGAAAAGCTGGACGAGGAGGAAGTGAAAAAAATATATCCGGAGCGGGTGACAATTGATCTTGACCGTTTCTTCAGCATCGGTGATTTTTGGTGGGTACCAAGCTCGCTTGGTCGCCATTACGGGTTGACGAATGAAGATACATATGCGGCGTTTTTAGAAACGAGAGAATGGATGATGGGGCCGGATTTTGTGATGAACGGAGTTCCCGGGCTGGCCGAGACGTTGCAGAAGCTGAAAAACAACGTTGCGCTCATATTGATGACGAACAGCCCGGAACCGGACAGCGAGGCTATTTTGCAAAAACTAAAGCTGGCCGATGTTTTTCATCATAAAATTTTCCAAGCGGGCAAGCCAATCAAAACAGCAAGCCATCTCAAAATGATTCGGGATCGTTATCATATCCAGTATGAAGAGATGATCAGCATTGGCGACAATTTGGAAAATGACATCCTCCCGGCCCGCCGGCTTGGCTGCCGAACTATTTTTATCGATGCGCATAGACTGGCTAAGCAAGGCGACGCCGATGTCATCGTCGCTTCGATGTCGGAATGCGTCCCTGTCTTGCGTCGCCTCCTATAA